The genomic interval TGAAAAAAGGACAAAAATTCGTATATGCGAACGATCGGATAGATTTACCGTATTATCGTTTGCAAAAAAACGGAAATCACTTAGTGGTCATGGGTGGTATGAATGAAATGCAAGCGCAACAAATTGGTATTGTAGAACAAGTTGGATTGCAACCAATTGCAGCTGCAATGAAGCAATACGACTTTTATATCGCAACAGCAGGTATAACTGGTGGTATAGCGCATGAAATGGGGCGAAATGGGCTTTCTGTCGTACATTTGCCTTACCAATTAAAAGTAGAATTAGCTTACAAAACAAAGGAAGTCTAACTGTATAGTTAGGCTTTTTTTATTAGAAGTGCATGTAAACTTATATTACATACTGATTGACAATGTTCGGTTTTTTGACTACCATTGGGTAAAGTTCGCTGGAAACCTAACAGAACAAACAGTGATGTTTAATTAATTAAAAAAGCTAACAAATGTTAGCGAGGAGGCCTACATGTCAATGATCGAGTTTAAAAATGTCGAGAAGTATTATGGAAAGTTCCATGCTTTGAAAGATATTAATTTGGAAATCGATAAGGGAGAAACTGTCGTGTTGCTTGGCCCTTCAGGATCTGGGAAATCAACATTAATTCGAACAATCAATGGGTTGGAAACAATTCAAGAAGGTCAATTGATCGTTAACGATCGAGACTTGGCCGATGAGCATACAGATTTAAATATGATTCGTAAAGATGTGGGGATGGTATTCCAACACTTTAATCTATATGCGAATAAGACAATTATTGAAAATATTATGCTTGGCCCTCGTTTGGTATTAAAGCGTGATGAACAAGAAAATCGTGAACTAGCCATGAAACTACTAGAACGTGTCGGTTTGGCAGACCAAGCAGATAAGTTCCCGTCAGCTCTATCTGGTGGACAACAACAACGTGTTGCGATTGCGCGTTCATTAGCAATGAAGCCAAAGGCGATTTTGTTTGACGAACCAACATCAGCGCTTGACCCAGAAATGGTTAACGGTGTTTTGAAGATTATGCGTGAAATCGCAGAAGATTCATCAATGACAATGGTTGTTGTGACGCACGAAATGGGATTTGCGAAGCAAGTAGCTGACCGTGTTATCTTCATGGCTGATGGTGAAATTCTAGAAGATGCACCAACGGCACAATTCTTCGAACATCCCAACGAACCACGTGCGCGTCACTTCTTGTCACAAATTGTGCATTAGGAGGTTGAGTATGCAAAGTACAACAAAAAAAGTGCTCGCTTGGGGTGCAGTAGCATTACTTGCATTGGGAGCCTGGGCAGCGATCGATAAAATGAGTGAAAATCAAGCACGTGCCTCTCAAAAGAACTTGGCCTATGATCGGGTGATGAAGTCAAACGTCATGAACTGGGGAATTAAGGGAGATACTAAGTTAGTTGGGGCAATGAACATTGAATCTAGGCAATACGAAGGATTCGAAATTGATTTAGCTAAGGAATTGACGAAGCGTGTCAACCCAAAGGCAGAAGCTGAATTAACACAAGTGACTTCTGGAACACGTGTACCAATGCTTTTGAATGGAAACATTGATACAATCATCGCCACGATGACAATTACGGATGATCGTAAGAAGGTTGTTGATTTTTCTGACCATTATTTTGCAGCAGGACAATCAATTATGGTACCGGATAACAGCAAGATTAAGTCTGTTAAGGATTTGAACTACAAGGGTGCTAAGATTTTGGCTGTTACAGGAACAAACTCAGCTGAAAACATCAAGAAGTTTGCGCCTAAGGCACAAGTTGTTGGTTTGCCTGATTATTCAACGGCTATGAGTGCACTAGAATCAGGGCAAGGACAAGCTTTGACTAGTGATAACACAATTTTGTTTGGGTTAGGTGCGGATAAGCCTAATCTAAAGATCGTTGGTGGAACATTCACAACCGAAGAATATGGTATGGCGTTTTCAAAGAACGAACCTAAGCTAGAAGCCGCAACTAACAAGGCATTAGCAGACATGCGTGCTGATGGTAGCTACGACAAGCTAGCGCAAAAGTGGTTTGGAACAGTGCGCGGTCTAGATTGGAAGGAGGTAACCAAGTAATGTGGACACTATTTACAGAAAACTCGGATGCCTTTTTGACTGGATTTGGTTGGACAATCTTAGCAAGTTTAATTGCCTTGGTTGGAGCGACTATCTTAGGAACAGTCTTTGCTTTACTACAAGTGATGCCAAATCGTTTTGCCAACAAATTAGCAAATATTTACG from Weissella ceti carries:
- a CDS encoding amino acid ABC transporter ATP-binding protein, encoding MSMIEFKNVEKYYGKFHALKDINLEIDKGETVVLLGPSGSGKSTLIRTINGLETIQEGQLIVNDRDLADEHTDLNMIRKDVGMVFQHFNLYANKTIIENIMLGPRLVLKRDEQENRELAMKLLERVGLADQADKFPSALSGGQQQRVAIARSLAMKPKAILFDEPTSALDPEMVNGVLKIMREIAEDSSMTMVVVTHEMGFAKQVADRVIFMADGEILEDAPTAQFFEHPNEPRARHFLSQIVH
- a CDS encoding transporter substrate-binding domain-containing protein — its product is MQSTTKKVLAWGAVALLALGAWAAIDKMSENQARASQKNLAYDRVMKSNVMNWGIKGDTKLVGAMNIESRQYEGFEIDLAKELTKRVNPKAEAELTQVTSGTRVPMLLNGNIDTIIATMTITDDRKKVVDFSDHYFAAGQSIMVPDNSKIKSVKDLNYKGAKILAVTGTNSAENIKKFAPKAQVVGLPDYSTAMSALESGQGQALTSDNTILFGLGADKPNLKIVGGTFTTEEYGMAFSKNEPKLEAATNKALADMRADGSYDKLAQKWFGTVRGLDWKEVTK